The region AGGAGTTTTGTGCAAAATGTTAAATCGTAGAACATTTATATATACAACATTTTTAACAATTTTTAGCCCAAATATTTTTTCATTTTCAATTAAAGCCGCAGAAAATGCAGATTTTAATGGAGTTTGGGTATTAGACAAAGAAAAAAGCGTTAACTTACTCCAAATATTTGCAACCGTCCAAGAATATTTACTAATCATTAAACAAGATAACAAAACAATAACAGTTTCTACAGAATTCCAAGGGCGAGGACAAAAAATTTCTAGCGAACCAGACACTTTTCCTATGGATGGTACTACTGTAGAAAAAGCTGATAGAAGAGGTTTTATCCAAAAAAGAAGTTTTCGTTATAATGCAGCTAATGAACTAGTTGTAGAAACAGAAAAAGTTTTTACAGGTGAAGTGCAAATGCCTAATAGTAGCGAAAATGAAACCTGGAATATTTCTGGTGAAGGGGTTTTAACCATTACTATTACACCTAAGAATAATAGTGAAAATAAACAAGTACGTGTTTTTAACAAAAAAACACAGTCAGGTATCTAGCTATTATTTCAAAAAAATTTTGCAATAGCTAGGTGACAAATAATTGCTTGGCTTATAAGGGATCAAAGTTGGAGAATTGGCAAAGTAATATTATCAGTGATGATGTTGCAGCTATTAAGCAATTATTAGGAGCTAGTAAAACTATTGCTGTAGTAGGTATGACAGCAACAACTTATAAACCATCTTATTATGTTCCTAAATATATGCTTGACCAAGGTTACAAAATAATACCTATTAATTCAAAGTTAACGGAAATTGAAGGGATTAAATGTTTTGCTAATTTATTAGAAGTTCCAAAACCTGTTGATATAGTACAAATATTTCGTCGTTCTGAAGATGTTTTCCCACATGCTGAAGAGGCTCTGGTAATTCAGCCTAAAGCTCTTTGGCTGCAAAGCGGTATTATTAATAACAAAGCAGCAGAATTATTAGCTAAAAATAATATACAAATAATAATGGATCGCTGTATGTATGTAGATCATCGAGATTTTTTTGCTTAATATTTAATCCCTGGGGTAGTTTATGCAGGAAAATACAAGTTTAACTATTAAAGAAAAAACTCCAATCAATTATGTGTTAACTGCCGGATTGGTTACTTTTGTACCAATTCTTTTAATGCTTAGTTTAATTAATGCTAACCCATTTTCATTAGGTAGTTTTATTTTAATAATGATAATTTGGTCAGTAACTTTAGGCCGAGGATGTTCTTTAGAAATTTCAAAAAAAGGCATTAGACAATATTGTTGTGGAATCCCTCTATTTTTAATTAAATGGGATGAAATAGCTAATATTACTTATAGCCATACTCTAGCTGGGCCTCGCTATCGTATTAGATCACGTACTTCCCCTTTAGCTGTAATTGATTTACCTGTTGATGATGCTAACTTTTCAGTTATTAAACAAGCTATTGCAGAACAAGGTGTAGTTTTATCACAATCTCCAAAAACTCCAAGTTTATTAATTTGACCTCTTAAAATAAAAAAGCCCAAGATAGCCTTGGGCTTTTTCTTTAAAAACAAACTTAAAATAATTAAATTGGGCCTGATAAATATATAGCACCTCTAGGTGTTACACTACCACCTTCAGGTTCTAAGGAAATAGCAGCCTCCTGAATATTTTGGCATTTACGAGGTGTAGCCAAAGGCAATTGAGCATTACCACTAGCATCAGTTTGGAATATTCCACCACTAACAACATTTTGATCCCCTGTAATAAACCATAGTTGATAGACTTTACCTTTTGGAGCAGGGGGTAAGTTACTAATATAAAATAACCAAGTGTTTTGGTTAGTATCCCAAAAAGCTTGACCAGAAGCTTTATTAATTAGTTTGCTATCTAAAATAATTAATCGTCGGCTACTACCAATACTGGAAATAACTTTTTGTTTTTGGTTAATTTGTTCTTTTAGTGTGTTAATTTGTGCTTCTTGCAAACTAGCTTGTAGACGAGCGCGTTTATTGAATTCAATTAGATAAACAGTTTCTGCTAAAAGTAAAAGAATTACTAAAGAAGCAGCTATACGACCTAATAAGTTAAAAGTAGTTTGATACCAAGGTTTAGTAGGAATAATCAACTTAAATGGCTTTTGTGGCCTGGTTTCACTACAAACACGATTTAGTAATTTTTCCTTAACACTTTCACTAGGGTTAGAAAGAGGGATACTACAAACTAATGAGGTTAAAGACTCTCTTAGTTGTGCAACGTCTTCTTCACAACTACTACAACCTAGGGCTAAATGTTTTTCTATAGCTGCTATATCACTAGGGGCTAACTCACCCAACAAATAACAAGCTAGAGAATCTTTAAGTTCTTTATTTAAGCTACATTCAATCATAATTAAATATAACGTTTTAACTTTTCACGTAAGATTTGTATTCCTGTGCGAATACGGGTTTTTACTGTGCCTAGAGGCTCTTGTAATTGAGTAGCTATTTCGCTTTGGCTTAAACCAGCAAAATAAGCTAATTCTATTGCCATTCTTTGTTTATCGCTCATTTCTTATAAAGCATTAATCACAGCTTCACGGCGTTGAGCAGTCTAAAAATTTTCTTCAGGATCTAATGCACTATCTATAGATGAATCATTAAGATTATTATTATCAACTACATAAAGCGTGTTGCTAATACGATCTCTAGCACGACGACGATCTATAGCACGGCTTCTAGCAATCATTACTAGCCAAGCAACTACACTACCGCGGTTTTCCCTATATTGGCTAGCTTGTTGCCAAATTTGCCAAAAAACTTCTAAAGTAACTTCTTCTGCTTCTGTGCGACAATTAAGAACTTTTAATGCTAAAGAAAAAACTAACTTATTATAACGGTCATAGAAGTCTTGCAAAGCTATTTGATCTTGCTGTGCCATTCTTGCTATTAAGTCATAAGCAGTTGATTCTGGTATTTCTGGATTTAATAAAATACGTTTTGCTTCCACTATATATGTACGCGCTGAAAATCAATTTGGATTACTTACTTCTTAGGCAATTTGATTATAACAACCTTCTCTCAAGTTGCCAATTGCACTACAAATAAAACTTACAATCAATAGAGATTTTAGAGCATTTTAGAACCTAAAGACGCAAATAGTTATAAGTTACACGATATGCTTCATAAATTAAAAAAAATGAAATAATATTAAACAATAATATATTCTAACTAATTGTTTATCAATAAGTTATGAAATTTCATAAAAATATATATTTTTGGCACAAGAAATGCCCTAGTAGCAGGCACAAAAAAGTTAACACAAAAATAAGTTTTCTAATAGATTTTTTAAGGAGTGTCTTGCTATGAAAAAAGTTTTCTACACCAAATAGGTTTTGCCACTTTAGGTGCTATTGCTTTATTATTCACCCTTTCCGTTGATGCTAATGCCCAAAATCGTAACTACAATCAACGCTATGATTATAATGATCGCT is a window of Blastocatellia bacterium DNA encoding:
- a CDS encoding CoA-binding protein produces the protein MTATTYKPSYYVPKYMLDQGYKIIPINSKLTEIEGIKCFANLLEVPKPVDIVQIFRRSEDVFPHAEEALVIQPKALWLQSGIINNKAAELLAKNNIQIIMDRCMYVDHRDFFA
- a CDS encoding anti-sigma factor; this encodes MIECSLNKELKDSLACYLLGELAPSDIAAIEKHLALGCSSCEEDVAQLRESLTSLVCSIPLSNPSESVKEKLLNRVCSETRPQKPFKLIIPTKPWYQTTFNLLGRIAASLVILLLLAETVYLIEFNKRARLQASLQEAQINTLKEQINQKQKVISSIGSSRRLIILDSKLINKASGQAFWDTNQNTWLFYISNLPPAPKGKVYQLWFITGDQNVVSGGIFQTDASGNAQLPLATPRKCQNIQEAAISLEPEGGSVTPRGAIYLSGPI